The genome window CCCTGGCGCGCGCCGCCTTCGCCACCCGCACGGCGGACCTGCCGCTGTCCGAGCTGGCGCGCTTCTCGCACGACGAACTGGCCTGGGAGACGCGGGTCGAGCAGCTCAAGGCCCTGCACGCCTGCTGGCAGCGCCAGGGCGTGCTGGCCATGCTGCGCCGCTTCATCCACGAGCTCGGGCTGCCGGCGCGCCTGCTGCGCGCGCCGGGCGGCGAGCGGCGCCTGACCAACCTGCTGCACCTGGCCGAGCTGCTGCAGGAAGCCAGCACCCAGCTGGAAGGCGAGCAGGCCCTGATCCGCTGGTTCGCCGAGCAGATCGAAGGCCTGGGCGAGGGCGGTGACGAGCGCGTGCTGCGCCTGGAGAGCGACGCCGAGCTGGTCAAGGTGGTCACGGTGCACAAGTCCAAGGGCCTCGAATACCCGCTGGTCTACCTGCCGTTCGCGGTCACCGCGCGCCCGGTGGACAAGACCAACCGCGCCTTCTTCGAATACGTGGGCGAGGACGGCGAACGGCGCCTCGACCTGGCCCTGAGCCAGGAGGCCCAGGCGGCGGTCGACCGCGCCCGCCTGGAAGAAGACCTGCGCCTGTTCTACGTGGCGCTCACGCGCGCCCGCCACTACCTGTGGCTGGGCGCGGCCGTGGTCCTCCATCGCGGCAAGAACCGCCTGCACGAATCGGCTTTCGGCTACCTGCTGGGCGGGGGCGAGCCGATTCCGGTGGAGAGCCTGCGCGACCGCCTCGAACAGTTGCGCGGCGGGCTCGATTGCATCGTCGTGCACGACCTGGAAGCGGCCGAGCGCCCGACCGCCTTCGCGCGCGAGGACGAGCGCCCCGACCTGCTGGCGCCGCCACGCTACGAGGCGAGCTTCGAGCGCGACTGGGCGATCGGTTCCTTCACCTCGCTCACCCGCCATGCGATCGCGCCGCCGACCCCGATGCGGGCCCAGGACCAGACCCTGATGGAAGAAGACCCGCAACTGGCCAGCCCGCCGCGCATCGAGGACGCGCCCTGGCACCGCTTCCCGCGCGGCTCGGTGCCGGGCAACTTCATGCACGAGCAGCTCGAATGGCTGGCCGGGGAGGGCTTCGGCTGCCTCGACGATCCCGCCTGCGAGGCGCGCCTGGCCCAGCGCATCGAGCGCGCCGGCTGGGGCCACCGCCTGGACGACGCCCTGGCCTGGCTGCGCGCGGTGCTCGCCACCCCGCTGCCGCCGCTGGGCGCGGCCCTGGCTGACCTGGACGCGGTGGTGCCCGAGATGGAGTTCTGGTTCCCCAGCGAGCGCCTGGCCCTGCCGCAGCTCGACCGCCTGTGCCGCGCCCACCTGTTCCAAGGGGCCGAGCGGCCTGTCCTGCCGGAGCGCGCCCTGCACGGCATGCTCAAGGGCTTCGCCGACCTGGTGTTCGAGCACCAGGGGCGCTACTGGGTGCTGGACTACAAGTCGAACGCGCTGGGCCCCGGCGACGCCGCCTACACCCAGGCCGCGATGCAGGCCGGGATGCTGGAGCACCGCTACGACATCCAGGGCACGATCTACATGCTGGCCCTGCACCGTCTGCTGCGCGCGCGCCTGGGCGCCGCCTACGAACCGCGGCGCCAGCTCGGCGGCGCCGTGTTCCTGTTCCTGCGCGGGATCGCCAACCCGGCCACGCGTGGCTGCTGCCTGCTGGCGCCGGACCTGGAACTGCTTGGCGGCCTGGAACGCCTGCTCGACAAGGATGGCCATGGCCAGGACTGAACCCGACATCCAGGCCCTGTGGGCCGAGATCGCGCGCCTGACCGAGGCCGGCGAGCTGCGCCGCCTGTCCGGCGCCTTCGCCCGCTTCGTCGCCTCGCTCGATGCGCCGGCCGCGCCGCCGCCGGCGCTGGTGCTGGCCGCCACCGTGCTGTCCGAGCTCGAAGGGCATGGTCACAGCTGCCTGCAGCTGGCCGACCTGGCCGAGGGCCCGGCCACCCTGCTGGGCTGGAGCGAGGAGCAGTGGAAGACGCTGGCGACGGCCGCAGCGCCCCTTCCCAGGAGCGCCAAGGCCTGGGCCGCGCAGCTGGGCGCCTGCGCCCAGGTCTGGCAGGTGGGCGAATTCGACTACGACGAGCCGCTGGTGCTGGACGGCGAGCGCCTCTACCTGCGCCGCTACTGGCGCGACGAACTGCTGGTGGCGCAGTCGGTGCGCGAGCGCGCCGTGGCCCGCCGTGCGGTCGACGCGCCGGCCGTGCGCGAATGGCTGGACCTGCTGTTCGCCTCGCAGCGCGCGGCCGAGAAGCCGGACTGGCAGAAGCTGGCCTGCGCGATCGCGCTGCGCGGCGCGGTCGGGATCATCACCGGCGGCCCCGGCACCGGCAAGACCTATACCGTGGCGCGCCTGCTGGCGCTGCTGTTCGCGACCGCGCCCCAGGCCGGCAGCCAGCGCGTCGCCCTGGCCGCGCCCACGGGCAAGGCGGCGGCGCGCCTCAAGCAGTCGATCGACAAGGCCCTGAACGAGCTGGCGGAGCGGGTCGGCGCGCGCCTGCCGCTGCGCGAACTGACCGCCCGCATGGGCGCGGCGCGCACCCTGCACAGCCTGCTGGGCGCGCGCCCCGACAGCCGCAGCTTCGCCCACCATCGCGGCAATCCGCTCGAGGTCGACGTCCTGATCGTCGACGAGGCTTCGATGGTGCACCTGGAAATGATGGCCTGCCTGCTGGACGCGCTGCCGCCGTCCGCGACCCTGATCCTGCTGGGCGATAAGGACCAGCTGGCCTCGGTGGAGGCGGGCGCGGTGCTGGGCGACCTGTGCCACGACGCCCAGGCCGGCCTGTACGCGCCCGAGACCCTGGACTACGTGCGCGCGGCCAGCGGCGAGGACATTCCGCCCGACTACGCCGGCGCGGGCGGCCCGCTGGCCCAGCAGACCGTGATGCTGCGCCACAGCCGCCGCTTCGGCGGCCCGATCGGGCGCCTGGCCCTGGCCGTGAACGCCGGCGACGCCGCCGGCGCCGACGCCGTGCTGCGCGAGGGCGATGCCAGCGTGCGCTGGATCGACCAGGCCCAGCCCCAGCAGCTGCTGCAGCTGGCGCAATCGGGCTATGGCGCCTACCTGGAGCTGCTCCAGGCCGGACCCCAGGGCGTGCACGACGACTGGGTGCGCCAGGTGCTGCAGCGCTTCGAGGCCTTCCGCATCCTGTGCGCGGTGCGCGAGGGCGAGTGGGGCGTGAGCGGCCTGAACGAGGCCATCGGCCAGCGCCTGGAAGCGGCACGCCTGCTGCGCCGCGGCGGTGAATGGTATGTCGGGCGGCCGGTCATGGTGACCCGCAACGACTACGGCACAGGCGTGTTCAACGGCGACATCGGCCTGACTTTGCCTGACCCGGCGCGCCCCGGTTCGCTGCGCGTCTACTTCCTCGAAGGCGACACGGTGCGCAGCGTGCTGGCCACCCGCCTGCGCAACGTCGAGACGGCGTTCGCGATGACGGTGCACAAGTCGCAGGGCTCGGAATTCCGCCACACCGTGCTGGCCCTGCCGCGCGAGCGCAGCGCCATCCTCACGCGCGAGCTGGTCTACACCGGCATCACCCGCGCCAGCGAGATCTTCACCCTCGTCACGCCGGCCGGCGAGGTGCTGCATGACGCCATCGCGCGCCGCACCCACCGGGCCAGCGGGTTGCGCGCCATGATCGCGCGCTAGTCACGCTTGCGCACCGCGGCGGCGATCTGTTCGCGCAGCCAGCGATGGGCCGGGTCGCGGTGCACGCGCTCCGGCCACAGCATCAGCATCTCGAAGCCCGGCACCGCGATCGGCGGCTCGACCGCCTTCAATCCGTGGCCGTGGGCCAGCAGCCGCTCGGGCAGCAGGGCCACCATGTCGGTGCTGGCCAGCACCTCCAGCAGGAACAGGAAGTGGGGCACCGAGAGCGCCACCTTGCGCTTCAAGCCCAGGCCGGCCAGCACCTCGTCGGCCGGTCCGTGGAAGCCGCCGCCCTCGGGCGACACGATCGCGTGTTCGAGTTGCCGGAAGCGCTCCAGGCTGGGCCGGCGGCGCAGGGCGGGGTGGCCGGCGCGCCCCGCCAGGACGTAGCGCTCGTGCAGCAGGCTGCGGCTGCGCATGCCCTGGGCGGCGTTCTCGGCGTTGCGCAGGGCCAGGTCGACCTTGCCGCGCTCGGCTTCCTTCGCGATCTCGGCCGGGGGCAGGTTCAGGACCGCCAGCCGCGTGCCCGGCGCCGCGGCGCGCAGCGCGGCCAGGGCCGGCAGCAGGATGGCGGTCTCGCCATAGTCGAAGGCGGCTACATGCCAGGTGTGGGTGGCCGTGGCCGGGTCGAAGGGGGCGTCGGGCGCGATGGCGCGGCCCAGCGCTTCGAGGGCCAGCCTGAGCGGTTCGCGCAGGGCGTCGGCGCGCGCCGTGGGGCGCATGCCGCGCGGGCCGGGCAGCAGCAGCGGATCGTCGAAGGCTTCGCGCAGCCTGGCCAGCTGCACGCTCACCGAGGGCTGGGACAAATGCAGGCGCTCGGCGGCGCGCGTGACGTTGTGCTCGGCCAGCAGGGCGTCCAGGGTCAGCAGCAGGTTCAGGTCGAGGCGGGACAGCGGATTCGAGGCATTAAGCATGGCAATAGCTGGTGTATTGATAATTCATTTCTACTATACCTCGCCGGCCGCTACGATGGGCTCATCTCATCCACAAGGAGTCCTGCCATGCACGTCCTGATCGTCTATGCCCATCCCGAACGCCGCTCCCTGAACGGCGCGCTCAATGATTTCATGGTCCAGCACCTGCGCCGCGCCGGGCATGTGGTGGAGGTGTCCGACCTCTACGCGATGGGCTGGAAGCCCGCCCTGGACGGCGCCGACCGGCTGGACCGCGATCCGCAGGCGCGCTTCGACCCCGCGCTCGACTCGCGCGCGGCCTACCAGGGCGGCACCCAGAGTGCCGACATCGCGCTCGAACAGGACAAGCTGCGCCGGGCCGATGCGCTGATCCTGCAGTTCCCGCTGTGGTGGTTCTCGATGCCGGCGATCCTCAAGGGCTGGGTCGAGCGCGTGTTCGCGAACGGTTTCGGCTACGGTGTCGGCGAGCACTCGGACCAGCGCTGGGGCGACCGCTACGGGGAAGGGAATTTGGCCGGCAAGCGGGCCATGCTGGTGGTGACCGCGGGCGGCTGGGAGTCGCATTACGGCCCGCGCGGCATCAACGGCCCGATCGAGGACCTGCTGTTTCCGATCCAGCACGGGGTCCTGTTCTACCCTGGCTTCGAGGTGATGCCGCCGCACGTCGTCTACCGGACCAGCCGCATGGACGCGGACAAGTTCGCGGCCACGACCGAGGCCCTGGGCCGCCGGCTGGATACCCTGTGGAGCGCCGGGCCGCTGCCCTTCCGGCGCCAGAATGGCGGGGATTACGCCATCCCTGCGCTGACCCTGCGCGAGGAGATCGCTCCGGGAGAACGGGGCTACGCCGTTCACCTTGCTCGCGGCGCCTGATCCCGCCCCGCCCATTGGCAGCCACAAAAAAAAGACCCCGCCGAAGCGGGGTCGATGCGTTTCCAGATCAGTTGCGGCGCTTGCGGCTCGTCTTGACCTTGGCGCTGGTGCGCTTCTTGACGACCTTGACCTTGCTGCTGGGCGCCGCCTTGGTGCGCAGGCGCTTGGCGCTGGCCTTGATGCGCGGACCGTCGGTCGAGGCCTTGAAGCGCGGCGCACGGTTGGTGGCCCTGGCCACGCGAGTCACCGGCTCGTCGCCCGAGATGAAGCGGCGGATGTTCAGCGCGTCCATGATGCGCGCCGACGAGGCGCTGGCGTTGAGCAGCACCATGGTGGCGTTCTTGCCCGCGTGCTTGATGTTCATGATCAGGCAGCGGCCCGCCTCGCGGGTGTAGCCGGTCTTCGACAGGCCGATGTCCCAGCCCTTGGCGCCCACCAGGCGGTTGGTGTTGCGGTATTCGACTTCGCGGCCATTGATGTTGATGAGATCCCTGGACTCGGTGGTCATGGCGGTGATCTCGGGGTACTTGCTGGACGCCACGGCCATCTTGACCAGGTCGCCCGCGGTCGAGCGGTTGTGCGGCGACAGGCCGGTCGGCTCCTCGATCACGGTCTGGCTCATGCCCAGGGCGGCGGTCTTGCGGCGCACGGCGGCCTTGAAGCCCTCCGGGCCGCCCGGGAAGGTGCGGGCGAGGGCGGCGGCGGCGCGGTTGTCGGACGACATCAGGGCCAGGGCGAGCACGTCGCGGCGCGTGATGTGGGCGCCGACCGGCACCCGCGAGCTGCTGTGCTTGACGCGGTCGACGTCGCTGGAATCGATCTCGATCAGCTCGTCCATGTTCTGGCGGGCGTCGAGCACGACCATCGCGGTCATCAGCTTGGTCAGGGAAGCGATGGGCACCACTGCATCGGCATTTTTCTCGAGCAGTACCTTGCCGGTATCGTCTTCGACCACGAGCACCGATTGCGAGCCGAGCGGCACTGCGATCGCGGCAGCCGACATCGACATCAATACAGTGGCAAACAGTTTTTTCAACATGTTGGGTATGGAATCCGGGTTGGGTTGACGTCAGGGCGCCAGGACGGCGCGCAATCAACATCTGTCTGTAGGGCAACTACAAGTTGGAAGATAGCATCGTTTTCCGCAGCATGTCTATGGCGTACAAGCAAAATCCCCTATGGAAAGGGGATTTTTACGGAAATTTTCGCATTCCAGCCTCAAGTCTTGTCGGGAGGACTACAGGGAGCTCATCCGTATACAGGGCGAGGTGGCGGCAGCAAAACGACAAGCCCCGCACGCGGCGGGGCCTGGAACAGGGCGACGAAACGCTTACTTGCTCGAGTAGATCTTGTCGAACTCGCCGCCGTCGTCGAAGTGGCGGTCCTGGGCCTTCTGCCAGCCGCCGAACAGTTCGTCCACGGTGAACAGGCTGATCGGACGATAGTTCGCGGCGTATTTCTTCATCACCGCGTCGTTACGCACGCGCAGGTAGTGCTTGGCGCCGATCTCCTGGCCTTGCGGCGAGTACAGGAAGTTCAGGTAGGCGGTGGCCTGCTTGCGCTGGTTGCGGCGGTCGACCACCTTGTCGACCACGGCCACCGGCGACTCGGCCAGGATCGAGACCGAGGGGTAGACCACTTCGAAGTTGTCGCCGAACTCGGCGCGCACCATGCTCACCTCGTTCTCGAAGGTCACCAGCACGTCGCCGATCTGGCGCTGGGTGAAGGTGGTGGTGGCGGCGCGTCCGCCGGCGTCCAGGATGGGGACGTTCTTGAAGATGCGGCTCACCAGGTCGCGCGCCTGCTGCTCGTTGCCGCCCTTCTTGATCACCGAGCCCCAGGCCGCGAGGTAGGTGTAGCGGCCGTTGCCGGCGGTCTTGGGATTGGGGATGATCACCTGCACGCCGGGGCGGGCCAGGTCTTCCCAGTTGCGGATCTGCTTCGGATTGCCCTTGCGCACCAGGTAGACCATGGTCGAGTAATAGGGCGCGGCGTTGTTCGGGAACTTCTTGGCCCAATCCTTCGCCACCAGGCCGCGCTCGGCCAGCATGTCGATGTCATTGGCCTGGTTCATGGTCACCACCGAGGCTTCCAGGCCGTCGGCCACCGCGCGCGCCTGCTTGCTGGAGCCGCCGTGCGACTGCTTGATGGTCACGGTTTCGCCGGTCTGCTGCTTGTAGGCCGCGATGAAGGCCGGATTCACTTCCTTGTAGAGCTCGCGCGCCACGTCATACGACACGTTGAGCAGCTCGGTGTCGGCGGCGCTGGCGCCGAAGGGCAGGGCGGCGCCGAGGGCGACGGCCAGGGCCAGGAAGGAACGGCGCAAGGTATGCGGAGTGGTGGTCATGTATTCTCGCTTGAAATAGTTAATGCACAGGATACATCTTCCTCATTTTTATCCGGGAACGGAACAATAGATTTCTCATAAAGATATACGTGGTTCGCCATTGTGCGCTGCGAAAGCAGAGCCTCTCACTTTCGGTGTATAGTCGAGGCCACGCGACGCGCCGGCGGCGCTCGTTTGTGTCCGTTTTCAATATCAATGATTGATGTCCACTCGAATTGAAATCCGCAAGGCAGTCCCTGCCGACGCGCCTGCCGCCTGCTCCCTGCTGCGCCGTTCCATCGAGGAATGCCGCCAGGACGACCACGGGAACTGCCCCCAGGTCCTGGGTTCCTGGCTCGGCAACAAGACCCCGTCCACCGTGTCCGCCTGGTTTTCCACGCCCAGCAATTTCGCCCTGGTCGCCGAGAGCGAGGGGCAGCTGGTCGGGATGGCCCTGCTGACCCAGGCCGGCAAGGTCGCCCTCTGCTACGTGCTGCCCGAAGCGCTGCGCTGTGGCGTCGGCCGCGCCCTGCTGGGCGCGCTCGAGGACCAGGCGCGCGCCTGGAGCATCGGCAAGCTCTATCTGCACAGCCCGGCGGGCGCCAGCAGCTTCTTCGAGCGCCATGGCTACCTGAACGCCGGTAAGGAAAAGTCCTGCTTCGGCCTCGAATGCGACCTGCTCTGGAAACGCATGGACGGCGCCTGCGAGGCCGAGGCCGGGGGCGCGCGCAAGCGTTTTTGCAACTGCAGCGGCTAAGCACCTTCATTGCGCTGTTGCGCGCCTCTTCCTTGCGCTATAGTACGCGTCTCGCAAAGTTGAGTTCCTTATGGTTTCACGTAGAGATTTCCTTCAGCAGGGCGCCAGCTTGTGCGCCCTGGGCGCCGTCGGCGCTCCCCTGGTCGCCAGCGCGCAAACCACCGACCTGAGTCCGCCGCCCGACCTGTTCGACGCGCAGCTGCTCGACATCGACTTCTGGCTCAAGCCGCGCACCCTGTCCCTGGTGCGCCCGGCCAGCGGCGAGCGCGCCAATGTCCTGTACTGGAAGGACGGCGAAGTGATCGATTCCGCCTACCAGGAGCTGTGCCACATCCTGCGCGACGTCAATGGCCGCGAAACCGCGCCGATCGATCCCAAGCTGCTCGAAATGCTGTGGGGCACCCAGGCCTTCATCGCCCGCTATGGCATGAACCAGCCGCTCGAGATCCTGTCCGGCTACCGCACGGAAGCCTCGAACAAGCGCCTGATCGAGGAAGGCATTCCGGCCGCCCGCAAGTCCCTGCACATGCTGGGCAAGGCGGCCGACATCCGGATCGGCAGCCTGAGCGAGGAAGTGCTGGGCGGCCTGATCCGCAGCTTCCGCCAGGGCGGGGTCGGCTACTACTACCGCAACGGCCCCAAGGGCGGCTGGATCCACGCCGACACGGGCCTGCAGCGGACCTGGAAGGGTTAAGCCATCCTTAACGACCCGTGCGAGCGGCTTGGAGCGCTTGCTATAGTATAGGTTGTCATGGCCGGGGCGGGCATGCCCCGGCTGATCATGTCTTTTTTTTAAGGAGGCTGAGATGGCAACGATGAACGCACCCACCATGGACCGCAGGGTCACCGGCGAACGCCGTGTATCCACGCGCCTGCATCAACGCTCCGCCATGTCCGCGCTGGACTACCTGGCGATGGCGCTCCTGATCATCGGTGGCCTCAACTGGGGCATGGTCGGCCTGTTCGACGTCGACATGGTCGCGACCCTGTTCGGTCCGGGCAGCGCCCTGACCCGGGTGGTGTATGTCCTGGTCGGCGTGGCCGCCCTGTACTCGGTCTACACCACCGCCAAGATGGCCGGCAGCAAGCGCTCCCGATAGCGCGATGCGGGTCGGGCTGATTTCCGACACGCATGGCTTGCTGCGCCCGCAGGCGCTCGCCGCCCTGCGGGGCAGCGGGCACCTGATCCACGCCGGCGACATCACCGGCCCCGAGATCCTCGCGCCGCTGCGCGCGCTGGCGCCCCTCACCGTCGTGCGCGGCAACAACGACCGCGGCGCCTGGGCCCAGGACCTGCCCGCGACCGCGCGCCTGGAGCTGGACGGCGTCGCCATCCTCGTCATCCACGACCTCAAGGAGCTCGACCTCGATCCGGCCGCGCAGGGCCTGCGCGTGGTGGTGTACGGGCATTCGCATAAGCCGTCCTGCGTGGAACGCGGCGGCGTGCTGTTCGTGAACCCGGGCAGCGCCGGTCCGCGCCGCTTTTCGCTGCCGGTCTCGGTCGGCGAACTCAGGATCGAGCAGGGCCGGGTCCAGGCGCGGATAGTCACCCTCGACCTGGGCTAGGCGGTTAGAATAGCGGCCACGATCAAGATTGCCGCAGCTGATGAGCACCCCTCCCGACGCCACTCCCCGTTTCAAACCCCGCCCCTGGACTCCCCTCGAGACGCCGCAGGACGTCGAACTCTGGATCGACGAGCACAACCGCGCCATGCAGGAACTGATCCGGCCGCAGGAAACCGGGGTCGGCATCTGCTTCACCCTGGGCGAGGGCGGCAATGTCTATATGCAGACCACGGCCGACGCCGTTGTCCTCGACGTCGAGCCGGAGGCGGCCTGGATCGCGCCGCTGATCTCGGCCGCCACCGGGGCCGAGTCGCCGCGCGGCCAGATCTGGGTGCTGACCGACGACAAGCTGGTCCAGCTCATCCTCGGCCTGTCGATCCTGGTCGAGAGCACCACCCTGGTGACGGGCCACCACTTCGGGTCGCAGGGCCGGCGCAGCTGGTAAGCCGGCCGGCCTTCCCACCTCAATAGGGCTTGCCCGACACGTCCAGGCGGATCTGCCACAGCGCCGCAGCGCCGGTAATGTAAAGCGTCTTGCCGTCCAGGCCGCCGAAGGCGGCATTGGTGACGTTGGCGTCGACCCGGATCGTGGCCAGTTCCTTCCCCTTGGGCGAGAACACGCGCACGCGCTTGGCGCCGTGCTCGGTGACGTAGAGGTTGCCGTGGCAATCGACCGTCATGCCGTCGCCGCCCTCGATGCCCTTGACCAGGTCGCGGCCGGCCTGCGGCTGGCCCTTGACGATGGGGTAGGCGCGCAAGGCGCCGTCACTGGCATTCACGTACAGCACGTCGCCCTTCGGCGACAGCGCGATCCCGTTCGGATTGGGGCGCGAGCCGTCCACCAGGCTCACCTTGCCGTCCGTGCCGACGCGGTAGATGCCGGTCACCGGCTGGCCGCCGGGCGCGGCCGCCTTTTGCCAGTCGGGGTCGGTGAAGTAGATGCTGCCGTCGGCGGCGATGGCGATGTCGTTCGGCGAGTTGAACACATTGCCTTCGTAGCGCTCGGCCAGCGCGCTGCGCGCCCCGCTGGCGAGCTCGTAGCGCGACAAGGCCTTGTGATTATGCGTCGCGGCCACCAGGCCGCCCTTGGCGTCGACCGCCAGGCCGTTGCTGCCGCTGTCCTCGATCGCGGTGCTGACGCTGCCGTCCAGGGCCAGCTTACGCACGCGCGAGGGGAAGCCCTTGGAAAAGGCGAAGTCGGAGAAGTAGAGCGCGTCCTTGATCCAGACCGGTCCCTCGTACAAGCCGGGTTCGCTGCGCGAGGGGGTGACGGCGGCCACCCGCTCGGCGCTCAGCTCGCCCGAGGGCGGCTTGCCGCAGGAGGCGGCCTGGGCGGCGCCGGCGGCGGCCAGCAAAGCCAGCAGGCTCAGCGAAACCTGGCGGGCAGGGGTGGAAAGGGCGGGCAGAAATCGGCTCATCGGGGGTCTCCGTGGTGTAGTGGCGGGCAGCACGCGCGCGTCGTTTGATAACGCTACCATTTGTCTGGAAACGATTGTATCCTTGTTAAGCTCCGGAAGGAAATGCTGCCGGTGCGCGGACACGATAACGAATCGAATAACAGGAGATAGGCATGATTGATCTGAATCGGCGCAACGTCGTCCTGGCTGCCGGCGGGGCGCTGGCGGCAGGTGCGGTGGGCGCTCCCGTGTGGGCACAGAATCCGGGGCGCAAGCTGGGCTACGCCATCGTCGGCCTGGGCGGCTATGGACTGGGC of Massilia sp. KIM contains these proteins:
- a CDS encoding SMP-30/gluconolactonase/LRE family protein, coding for MSRFLPALSTPARQVSLSLLALLAAAGAAQAASCGKPPSGELSAERVAAVTPSRSEPGLYEGPVWIKDALYFSDFAFSKGFPSRVRKLALDGSVSTAIEDSGSNGLAVDAKGGLVAATHNHKALSRYELASGARSALAERYEGNVFNSPNDIAIAADGSIYFTDPDWQKAAAPGGQPVTGIYRVGTDGKVSLVDGSRPNPNGIALSPKGDVLYVNASDGALRAYPIVKGQPQAGRDLVKGIEGGDGMTVDCHGNLYVTEHGAKRVRVFSPKGKELATIRVDANVTNAAFGGLDGKTLYITGAAALWQIRLDVSGKPY
- a CDS encoding DUF378 domain-containing protein; its protein translation is MATMNAPTMDRRVTGERRVSTRLHQRSAMSALDYLAMALLIIGGLNWGMVGLFDVDMVATLFGPGSALTRVVYVLVGVAALYSVYTTAKMAGSKRSR
- a CDS encoding sulfate ABC transporter substrate-binding protein, whose amino-acid sequence is MTTTPHTLRRSFLALAVALGAALPFGASAADTELLNVSYDVARELYKEVNPAFIAAYKQQTGETVTIKQSHGGSSKQARAVADGLEASVVTMNQANDIDMLAERGLVAKDWAKKFPNNAAPYYSTMVYLVRKGNPKQIRNWEDLARPGVQVIIPNPKTAGNGRYTYLAAWGSVIKKGGNEQQARDLVSRIFKNVPILDAGGRAATTTFTQRQIGDVLVTFENEVSMVRAEFGDNFEVVYPSVSILAESPVAVVDKVVDRRNQRKQATAYLNFLYSPQGQEIGAKHYLRVRNDAVMKKYAANYRPISLFTVDELFGGWQKAQDRHFDDGGEFDKIYSSK
- the recD gene encoding exodeoxyribonuclease V subunit alpha translates to MARTEPDIQALWAEIARLTEAGELRRLSGAFARFVASLDAPAAPPPALVLAATVLSELEGHGHSCLQLADLAEGPATLLGWSEEQWKTLATAAAPLPRSAKAWAAQLGACAQVWQVGEFDYDEPLVLDGERLYLRRYWRDELLVAQSVRERAVARRAVDAPAVREWLDLLFASQRAAEKPDWQKLACAIALRGAVGIITGGPGTGKTYTVARLLALLFATAPQAGSQRVALAAPTGKAAARLKQSIDKALNELAERVGARLPLRELTARMGAARTLHSLLGARPDSRSFAHHRGNPLEVDVLIVDEASMVHLEMMACLLDALPPSATLILLGDKDQLASVEAGAVLGDLCHDAQAGLYAPETLDYVRAASGEDIPPDYAGAGGPLAQQTVMLRHSRRFGGPIGRLALAVNAGDAAGADAVLREGDASVRWIDQAQPQQLLQLAQSGYGAYLELLQAGPQGVHDDWVRQVLQRFEAFRILCAVREGEWGVSGLNEAIGQRLEAARLLRRGGEWYVGRPVMVTRNDYGTGVFNGDIGLTLPDPARPGSLRVYFLEGDTVRSVLATRLRNVETAFAMTVHKSQGSEFRHTVLALPRERSAILTRELVYTGITRASEIFTLVTPAGEVLHDAIARRTHRASGLRAMIAR
- a CDS encoding metallophosphoesterase family protein, whose product is MRVGLISDTHGLLRPQALAALRGSGHLIHAGDITGPEILAPLRALAPLTVVRGNNDRGAWAQDLPATARLELDGVAILVIHDLKELDLDPAAQGLRVVVYGHSHKPSCVERGGVLFVNPGSAGPRRFSLPVSVGELRIEQGRVQARIVTLDLG
- a CDS encoding serine hydrolase; the encoded protein is MLKKLFATVLMSMSAAAIAVPLGSQSVLVVEDDTGKVLLEKNADAVVPIASLTKLMTAMVVLDARQNMDELIEIDSSDVDRVKHSSSRVPVGAHITRRDVLALALMSSDNRAAAALARTFPGGPEGFKAAVRRKTAALGMSQTVIEEPTGLSPHNRSTAGDLVKMAVASSKYPEITAMTTESRDLININGREVEYRNTNRLVGAKGWDIGLSKTGYTREAGRCLIMNIKHAGKNATMVLLNASASSARIMDALNIRRFISGDEPVTRVARATNRAPRFKASTDGPRIKASAKRLRTKAAPSSKVKVVKKRTSAKVKTSRKRRN
- a CDS encoding LysR family transcriptional regulator, whose translation is MLNASNPLSRLDLNLLLTLDALLAEHNVTRAAERLHLSQPSVSVQLARLREAFDDPLLLPGPRGMRPTARADALREPLRLALEALGRAIAPDAPFDPATATHTWHVAAFDYGETAILLPALAALRAAAPGTRLAVLNLPPAEIAKEAERGKVDLALRNAENAAQGMRSRSLLHERYVLAGRAGHPALRRRPSLERFRQLEHAIVSPEGGGFHGPADEVLAGLGLKRKVALSVPHFLFLLEVLASTDMVALLPERLLAHGHGLKAVEPPIAVPGFEMLMLWPERVHRDPAHRWLREQIAAAVRKRD
- a CDS encoding GNAT family N-acetyltransferase, whose protein sequence is MSTRIEIRKAVPADAPAACSLLRRSIEECRQDDHGNCPQVLGSWLGNKTPSTVSAWFSTPSNFALVAESEGQLVGMALLTQAGKVALCYVLPEALRCGVGRALLGALEDQARAWSIGKLYLHSPAGASSFFERHGYLNAGKEKSCFGLECDLLWKRMDGACEAEAGGARKRFCNCSG
- a CDS encoding DUF882 domain-containing protein, with product MVSRRDFLQQGASLCALGAVGAPLVASAQTTDLSPPPDLFDAQLLDIDFWLKPRTLSLVRPASGERANVLYWKDGEVIDSAYQELCHILRDVNGRETAPIDPKLLEMLWGTQAFIARYGMNQPLEILSGYRTEASNKRLIEEGIPAARKSLHMLGKAADIRIGSLSEEVLGGLIRSFRQGGVGYYYRNGPKGGWIHADTGLQRTWKG
- a CDS encoding NAD(P)H-dependent oxidoreductase, translated to MHVLIVYAHPERRSLNGALNDFMVQHLRRAGHVVEVSDLYAMGWKPALDGADRLDRDPQARFDPALDSRAAYQGGTQSADIALEQDKLRRADALILQFPLWWFSMPAILKGWVERVFANGFGYGVGEHSDQRWGDRYGEGNLAGKRAMLVVTAGGWESHYGPRGINGPIEDLLFPIQHGVLFYPGFEVMPPHVVYRTSRMDADKFAATTEALGRRLDTLWSAGPLPFRRQNGGDYAIPALTLREEIAPGERGYAVHLARGA